A genomic region of Staphylococcus roterodami contains the following coding sequences:
- the acsA gene encoding acetate--CoA ligase, with translation MKVEVYKGNQGTHNLKNYEETYNNFNWQDVERAFSWNETGKMNMAYECIDRHVEQGLGDKIALNYKDEYRKESYSYKEMQCLSNKAANVLSKHASVEKGDRVFIFMSRTPELYFALLGVLKIGAIVGPLFEAFMEKAVVDRLENSEAKVLITNKSLLSRVPQEKLPHLEKIVVVDDDVEEGYIDFNTLMKTESDDFDIEWLKPDDGLILHYTSGSTGQPKGVLHVQQAMLLHYISGKYVLDLQEDDVYWCTADPGWVTGTSYGIFAPWLNGATNCIAGGRFSPEQWYSMIEDFKVTIWYTAPTALRMLMSAGDDIVNKYDLSSLRAILSVGEPLNPEVIKWAKNVYGLTVLDTWWMTETGGHMIVNYQTMDVKLGSMGKPLPGIEAAIIDDAGNELPPNRMGNLAIKKGWPSMMHRIWKNPEKYNSYFIGDWYVSGDSAYKDEDGYFWFQGRVDDVIMTAGERVGPFEVESKLVEHEAVAEAGIIGKPDPVRGEIIKAFVALRKGYEPTDELKEEIRLFVKEGLSAHAAPREIEFKDKLPKTRSGKIMRRVLKAWELDLDAGDLSTME, from the coding sequence ATGAAAGTCGAAGTATACAAAGGAAATCAAGGAACTCATAATCTTAAAAATTATGAGGAGACGTACAACAACTTTAACTGGCAAGACGTGGAACGTGCATTTTCTTGGAATGAAACTGGAAAAATGAATATGGCATATGAGTGTATTGATCGTCATGTTGAACAAGGATTAGGGGATAAAATTGCATTAAATTATAAAGATGAATATAGAAAAGAATCTTATTCGTATAAGGAGATGCAGTGTTTATCAAATAAAGCTGCCAATGTTTTATCTAAACATGCGAGTGTTGAAAAAGGTGACAGAGTGTTTATATTCATGTCACGTACACCTGAACTATATTTTGCACTTTTAGGTGTTTTAAAAATCGGTGCCATCGTTGGTCCATTATTTGAAGCTTTTATGGAGAAAGCGGTTGTAGATAGATTAGAAAATAGTGAAGCAAAAGTATTAATAACGAACAAATCATTATTATCACGAGTGCCACAAGAAAAATTACCACACTTAGAAAAGATTGTTGTTGTTGATGATGATGTCGAAGAAGGTTACATAGATTTTAATACTTTAATGAAAACTGAAAGTGACGACTTCGACATAGAGTGGTTGAAACCAGATGATGGATTGATTTTACATTATACATCAGGATCAACTGGACAACCTAAAGGTGTTTTACATGTACAACAAGCGATGTTGTTGCATTATATTTCAGGTAAATATGTATTGGATTTACAAGAAGACGATGTATATTGGTGTACTGCTGATCCTGGATGGGTTACCGGAACGTCATATGGTATTTTTGCGCCATGGTTAAATGGTGCTACCAATTGTATTGCAGGTGGTCGTTTTTCACCAGAACAATGGTATAGCATGATTGAAGATTTTAAAGTGACAATTTGGTATACTGCGCCAACAGCATTAAGAATGTTAATGAGTGCAGGTGATGATATCGTTAATAAATACGACTTGTCATCTTTACGTGCTATCTTATCTGTTGGAGAACCATTAAACCCTGAAGTTATTAAATGGGCTAAAAATGTTTATGGTTTAACAGTACTAGATACTTGGTGGATGACTGAAACAGGTGGCCATATGATTGTTAATTATCAAACAATGGATGTCAAACTTGGGTCAATGGGAAAGCCATTACCTGGCATTGAAGCGGCTATAATTGATGATGCAGGCAATGAATTGCCACCTAATCGAATGGGTAATCTCGCAATAAAAAAAGGTTGGCCATCTATGATGCATCGTATTTGGAAAAATCCTGAAAAATATAATTCTTATTTTATTGGAGATTGGTATGTGTCTGGAGATTCAGCTTATAAAGATGAGGATGGCTATTTTTGGTTCCAAGGTCGTGTAGATGATGTAATCATGACTGCAGGTGAACGTGTTGGACCATTTGAAGTAGAATCAAAATTAGTTGAACATGAAGCTGTAGCAGAAGCAGGTATTATTGGTAAACCTGACCCTGTACGTGGTGAAATAATTAAGGCGTTTGTAGCGCTTAGAAAAGGTTATGAGCCCACAGATGAATTAAAAGAGGAAATTCGATTATTTGTTAAAGAGGGTTTGTCTGCACATGCAGCTCCACGTGAAATTGAATTTAAAGATAAATTACCAAAGACACGCTCTGGTAAAATTATGAGACGAGTTTTAAAAGCATGGGAGTTAGATTTAGATGCCGGTGACCTAAGCACTATGGAATAA
- a CDS encoding N-acetyltransferase, which produces MNHVKTYQSERYHINDKEFVIEGPMSYDDLKALTFDAHLTAFRDPEDQFEALLEITTLNEGRIYIVRLDQLIVGYVTYHYPDEIERWSTGNLPYLIELGAIEVSLNFRQLQLAEKLIQLSLSAPEFDDYIVITTEYYWHWDLKNSKLDVFEYKKVMQRLMATGGLEIFATDDPEITSHPANCLMARIGKHITIEQQQAFDDIRYMNRFFF; this is translated from the coding sequence ATGAATCATGTAAAGACGTACCAATCCGAACGATATCATATTAATGACAAAGAATTTGTAATTGAAGGTCCTATGTCTTACGATGATTTGAAAGCGCTTACTTTCGATGCGCATTTAACAGCTTTTAGAGATCCAGAAGATCAATTTGAAGCATTGCTTGAAATAACAACTTTAAATGAAGGTAGAATTTACATTGTGCGTCTAGATCAATTAATTGTTGGCTATGTCACATATCATTATCCTGATGAAATTGAAAGATGGTCTACCGGAAACCTACCATATTTAATTGAACTTGGAGCAATCGAAGTGAGCTTAAACTTCAGACAATTACAATTAGCTGAAAAACTCATTCAACTTAGTCTATCTGCCCCAGAATTTGATGATTATATAGTAATTACAACGGAATATTATTGGCATTGGGATTTGAAGAATTCGAAATTAGATGTTTTTGAATATAAAAAAGTTATGCAACGTTTAATGGCAACGGGTGGACTTGAAATTTTTGCTACGGATGATCCAGAAATCACTAGTCATCCAGCTAATTGTCTAATGGCAAGAATCGGCAAACACATTACTATAGAACAGCAGCAAGCGTTTGATGATATTCGTTATATGAATCGTTTTTTCTTTTAA
- a CDS encoding acetoin utilization protein AcuC: MQKKSTKTAYVYSDKLLQYRFHDQHPFNQMRLKLTTELLLDANLLNPEQIIQPRIATDDELMLVHKYDYVEAIKHASHGIISEDEAKKYGLNDEENGQFKHMHRHSATIVGGALTLADIIMSGEVLNGCHLGGGLHHAQPGRASGFCIYNDIAVTAKYLATKYQQRVLVIDTDAHHGDGTQWSFYADNHIATYSIHETGKFLFPGSGHYTERGEDIGYGHSINVPLEPYTEDASFIECFKMTVEPVVKAFKPDIILGVNGVDIHYRDPLTHLNCTLQSLYEIPYFVKKLADQYTNGKVIMFGGGGYNIWRVVPRAWSHVFLSLIDQPIQSGYLPLDWINKWKHYSSELLPKRWEDRLNDYTYIPRTKEISEKNKKLAMHIASWYDSMQP; the protein is encoded by the coding sequence ATGCAAAAAAAATCAACTAAAACTGCATATGTTTATTCAGATAAATTACTACAATATCGCTTTCATGATCAACATCCCTTCAATCAAATGCGTTTAAAATTAACGACTGAATTACTATTGGATGCAAATTTATTAAACCCAGAACAAATCATACAACCTCGAATCGCAACTGATGACGAACTAATGTTAGTGCACAAATACGATTACGTCGAGGCTATTAAACATGCATCACATGGAATTATAAGTGAAGATGAAGCCAAAAAATATGGTCTAAATGATGAAGAAAATGGTCAATTTAAACATATGCATCGTCATAGCGCAACAATTGTTGGAGGTGCTTTAACGCTAGCAGATATTATCATGTCAGGAGAAGTACTAAACGGTTGTCACTTAGGTGGTGGTTTGCATCATGCACAACCTGGTCGAGCAAGTGGATTTTGTATCTATAATGATATAGCGGTCACAGCAAAATATCTTGCCACTAAATATCAACAGCGTGTCTTAGTTATTGATACCGATGCCCATCATGGTGATGGAACACAATGGAGTTTTTACGCAGATAATCACATAGCAACTTATTCTATACATGAAACTGGAAAATTTTTATTTCCTGGATCTGGTCATTATACTGAACGTGGTGAAGATATTGGCTATGGGCATTCAATTAATGTTCCCCTCGAACCATACACTGAAGACGCTTCATTTATAGAATGCTTTAAAATGACAGTTGAACCTGTAGTTAAAGCATTCAAACCAGATATTATTTTAGGTGTCAATGGTGTCGATATACATTATCGTGATCCACTAACACATTTAAATTGTACGCTACAATCATTGTATGAAATACCTTATTTTGTCAAAAAATTAGCTGATCAATATACAAATGGAAAAGTTATCATGTTCGGTGGTGGTGGCTATAATATTTGGCGCGTAGTTCCACGAGCATGGAGTCATGTATTTTTGAGTTTGATTGACCAACCTATTCAAAGTGGATATTTACCTTTAGATTGGATTAATAAATGGAAACATTATTCTTCTGAATTATTACCTAAAAGATGGGAAGATCGTTTAAACGACTATACTTATATACCTAGAACTAAAGAAATCAGTGAGAAAAATAAAAAATTAGCCATGCATATTGCCAGTTGGTATGATTCAATGCAACCATAG
- the ccpA gene encoding catabolite control protein A, which produces MTVTIYDVAREARVSMATVSRVVNGNQNVKAETKNKVNEVIKRLNYRPNAVARGLASKKTTTVGVIIPDISNIYYSQLARGLEDIATMYKYHSIISNSDNDPEKEKEIFNNLLSKQVDGIIFLGGTITEEMKELINQSSVPVVVSGTNGKDAHIASVNIDFTEAAKEITKHLIDEGAKSFALVGGEHSKKAQEDVLVGLTEVLDKNGLQLGDALNCTGAESYKEGVKAFAKMKGNLPDAILCISDEEAIGIMHSAMDAGVKVPEDLQIISFNNTRLVEMVRPQLSSVIQPLYDIGAVGMRLLTKYMNDEKIEEPNVVLPHRIEYRGTTK; this is translated from the coding sequence ATGACAGTTACTATATACGATGTAGCAAGAGAAGCACGTGTTTCAATGGCCACTGTGTCACGTGTTGTTAATGGGAACCAAAATGTTAAAGCAGAAACTAAAAATAAAGTTAATGAAGTCATTAAGCGATTAAATTATCGTCCAAATGCTGTTGCTAGAGGTTTAGCAAGCAAGAAGACTACAACTGTAGGGGTAATTATCCCAGATATTTCGAATATTTACTATTCACAATTAGCACGTGGATTAGAAGATATTGCAACAATGTACAAATACCACTCAATTATTTCAAACTCTGATAATGATCCTGAAAAAGAAAAAGAAATATTTAACAACTTATTAAGCAAACAAGTTGATGGTATTATTTTCCTTGGTGGGACTATTACTGAAGAAATGAAAGAATTAATTAATCAATCATCTGTACCGGTAGTTGTATCTGGTACAAATGGTAAAGATGCTCATATTGCGTCTGTAAATATTGATTTTACCGAAGCAGCTAAAGAAATCACGAAACACTTAATTGATGAAGGTGCAAAATCTTTTGCATTAGTAGGTGGAGAGCATTCTAAAAAAGCTCAGGAAGATGTATTAGTTGGTTTGACTGAAGTTTTAGATAAAAATGGTCTGCAATTAGGTGATGCGTTGAATTGTACGGGTGCTGAAAGTTATAAAGAAGGTGTAAAAGCATTCGCTAAAATGAAAGGGAATCTTCCAGATGCTATCTTATGTATCAGTGACGAAGAAGCCATAGGAATTATGCACAGTGCAATGGATGCAGGTGTGAAAGTTCCTGAAGATTTACAAATCATTAGTTTCAACAATACGCGTTTAGTTGAAATGGTAAGACCACAACTTTCTAGTGTAATTCAACCGTTATATGATATTGGCGCTGTAGGGATGCGCTTATTGACAAAATATATGAACGATGAAAAGATAGAAGAACCAAATGTTGTTTTACCTCATAGAATTGAATATCGTGGAACAACAAAATAA